CAAACCTTTTTAGATGGAGCATGCAAAATCTTGGTGTCGTAAAAATAAAAGGACTGGATGTTAACCTTCAGTCTGTCTGGCATCCTGATCAGGTAATTACTTTAAATGCTGGTTTAACCTATACTTACCAACAGGCGCTCAATGTCACAAATGTAAATTTGAATTATAGAAATCAGATACCTTATACGCCAGTGCATAGCGGCTCATTTATGGCTGGAGCAGAATGGAGATGTATCTCATTAAACTACAGTTACATTTATACTGGACTCCGTTATAGTCAAAGTGCAAATGTGGTCTCAAATTACGTCCCAGCATGGTATACGCATGATATAGCATTTCGTTACAACAAACAGCTCAATGATTTAAAAGGAACCCAGCTTAGTTTGTCGGCAGAGGTTAATAATCTTTTAAATCAATATTATAACGTGGTTTTAAATTATCCAATGCCCGGAAGGTATTACCGGTTTACATTAGCTTATTCCTATTAGCATGAAAACAAAAATATTAATGGTATGCACATCAGCGTTAATGCTGCTCATCTGTTCATGTAGAAAAGATGCACAGATCAATCCTGATGAAACAGAAACAGGTAACCCAGATCCACAGAGTATAGCAAAAGGACTTTATCTGGCCAACGAAGGGAATCTGGGTAGTAATAAAGCAAGTATAGATTATCTTGATTTCGCTACTGGTATTTACCGTAAAAACATATATGCACAAGTAAATCCTGAAGTCGTAAATGGTCTGGGTGATGTTGCTAACGATGTAGCTGTTTACGGAACTAAACTTTATGTGGTGGTCAATGCATCTAATAAAGTAGAAGTGATGAATGCCAAAACTGGTAAGAGAATTGGGCAAATTAACATATTAAACTGCCGTTATATCACCTTCAATAAAGGCAAGGCCTATGTCAGTGCTTACCTCGGTACTATCGGAGATCCAAATGCCCCTCAAGGTATTGTTGCAAAAATAGATACAACTACTTTACAAGAAGTACAACGTATTGAAGTTGGCCGGCAACCCGAGGAAATGGCTATAGTGGGAGAGAAAATGTATGTTGCCAATTCAGGAGGATATAGTGTTTCCAACTATGAACGTACCGTAGCCGTTATAGACTTAAATACTTTTCGGCTACTTAAAAAGATAGACGTAGCTATTAATTTAAACCGCATCAAAGCAGATAAATATGGAGACCTATATGTCACCTCCCGCGGAGATAATTACGAGACTCCAGCCAAGCTTTTCGTTATAGACACTAAAACGGAAACTGTAAAAAAAACTTTTAATATGGCGGTGAGTAATCTTGTCATTGATGAGGATAATGCATATTTCTATAGCAATGAATTCAGTTACATCACCGGAGATATTATACTCAATTATGGCATTTTGAATGTAAAGGATGAGGTGCTTACGGATAAAAAATACATCACAGACGGCACAGATAAGGTCATTATCGTTCCTTTTGGAATAGCTGTAAATCCCTTTACCAAAGATGTCTATGTCACCGATGCTAAAGATTATGTTTCTCCAGGTACGCTTTACTGCTTTGATCCCTCAGGGAAAATGAAGTTTAGCGTCTCTACAGGCGATACTCCCGGGCATTTTGCTTTTTATTACTAAATCAATAATTATAAAACAATAAATATGAAAACAACAATTACAAGTTATATCAAAATCATCGCTTTAGCTATGATTGCCGCAGTAATTTTTAGTGCCTGCAGAAAAGATCATGGATATATTTATACCCCAGTTCCCGTAGCTACGCTTGGTGTGTATGTGCTTTCCGAAGGTAAATATGGCGATGCCAATAACAGTACCATTACCTATTATAACACAACCACAGGTGCAACGGATAAAAACTTTTATAAAACACAAAATGGCACAGATCTGGGCAACAATGCTAATGATTTAAAACAATATGGTCGTAAAATGTACTGTGTAGTGACCGGGACAACCTTTGCAGCGAAAGATTCTTACCTCGAGGTGATGAATACTGCTACGGGTAAATCAATCAAAAGAATTGCACTGTCTAACAGTGATGCTGGTTTTTTACCACGCTATATTGTGTTTGACAAAAGCAAAGCTTACATTTCCGCTTATGATGGCAGCATCACGAAAATTGATACTGCAAACCTGGTTATAGAATCAAGGATACAAGCAGGAGGGGCACTGGAGCAAATGGCCATC
The nucleotide sequence above comes from Pedobacter sp. MC2016-14. Encoded proteins:
- a CDS encoding YncE family protein; this translates as MKTKILMVCTSALMLLICSCRKDAQINPDETETGNPDPQSIAKGLYLANEGNLGSNKASIDYLDFATGIYRKNIYAQVNPEVVNGLGDVANDVAVYGTKLYVVVNASNKVEVMNAKTGKRIGQINILNCRYITFNKGKAYVSAYLGTIGDPNAPQGIVAKIDTTTLQEVQRIEVGRQPEEMAIVGEKMYVANSGGYSVSNYERTVAVIDLNTFRLLKKIDVAINLNRIKADKYGDLYVTSRGDNYETPAKLFVIDTKTETVKKTFNMAVSNLVIDEDNAYFYSNEFSYITGDIILNYGILNVKDEVLTDKKYITDGTDKVIIVPFGIAVNPFTKDVYVTDAKDYVSPGTLYCFDPSGKMKFSVSTGDTPGHFAFYY